The DNA region CGGCCGCCACCTTGTCGACAGCTTCGGCGACGGCGGCACCGAGCGGCGTCGCGGCGAGGGCGCCGGCCACCTCGGTCAGCGCGGCTGTCTGCTCCGGGCCGAGCCGGCTCAGCCCGGCGACCAGGGCGCGGTCGAAGCCGTCGACGACGTCCCACGCCTGCGGCACCCCGGCCGGTACGCCGCCGGTCAGGTCGGCGAGCTGTGCGCCGCGCATCAGGCAGCCACCGCCCCGGCCGGGAACCAGTGCAGCTCGGGCAGCGGCTCGGCGCTGCCGGGCAGCTCCAGGTAGGACAGGTGGCGCAGGAACCGGCTGAACACGGCGGCCGCCGGTGACTCTGCGGCGGTCTTGACGTAGCGGTCCAGGCTCCAGACGATCTGGTGGCCCATCGTGACCTCGCCGTCGATCTCCATCCGGAGGAAGCGGAGTACGGGTTCGGCGCCGTACTGCACGATCGCCTCCTCGGCGAGCAGGACGATGTGGTTGCAGGCCGCGCCGTGCAGGCCGCCGCAGGGCCGGTTGTTGTTGGTGCTGCAGCTGAGCTCGTGCGTGCCGGCGGCGATCGACGACACGTAGACGCGCCCGATGTCCGATCCGCTGGACACGACGCCCTGCAGGCGACCGTCGGCCATCTCGACGAAGGGCACCTTCGTCAGTTTGCGGGGTCGTGTGGCGGGCACCACCCGCGCCGTGCTGCGCCGCTCGACCGCGGCGTCGTCCGCATCCACTGAGTTGCCCTCCAGGCATGTCGACCGCAGCGGTCACCCGCCGTCACCGGCGACGGCTCCGCTGCGGATCGGGTGATCCGTACGCGAGAAGTTGTATCGAACCGGTGCGACAAATCGAGGTGACCGGCGGCGACGGGGGCGGCGAAACTGGCGGCACAGCCAGTGCCCGCTATACTTCCCTGTCAGCATGTATTGAGGCCATGATAGGGAACAATGAGTAAGCAGTGGCTGTCCGTTGAGCAGGTCGCGGAGCGCCTTGACCTGCACGTGCGTACGGTGCGTGGTTACATCCGTGACGGACGGCTGCCGGCCGTACGGATCGGGAAGCAGTACCGGATCGCGGCGGCCGACCTGGATGCCTTCACCGGTCGATCACCGAATGTGACCGCTCCGGACCGCCCGGTTGTCGAGGTGTCGGCCGTCGTCGACCTCGACGGTGTCGACGCGGGCGACGCCGACCGGCTCGGCACCCTGCTTGTCGCCGGGGCGGAGAGCGGCAGCGGGGCGTCGGCCGAGCCGCCGCTGCGGCTGCAGACCGGGTACGACCCGGCGCGCGCCCGGCTGAAGATCGTCGTCTTCGGCGGCCCGGCTGACGTCGCGGCGATCCTGTCCACCATCGACCTGATGACGAGACCGGGCAGCGGCATGTTCCACTCGAGCACTGCTGAAGGGGCAGGGGAGGATGGCTGACGAGATCGTCGAGGTGGCCGGCGTACCGGTGCTGGTCTGCGCCGCCGACGGGCCGCCCATCGCCAGCGAGCAGGACGCCCTCGACGTCATCGGTGCGGCCTTCGCCGGTGCCGAGATCGTCGCCGTCCCGGTCGGGCGGCTGGACGAACGCTTCTTCGCCCTGCGCAGCGGGGTCGCCGGCGGCATCATGCAGAAGTTCGTCAACTACCGGCTGCGGCTGGTCGTGGTCGGCGACATCACGGAGCACACGGCCGGCAGTACGGCCCTGCGTGACCTGGTCGTCGAGTCGAACCGGGGCCGGCAGGTCTGGTTCGTCGACGACCTCGACGCCCTCGCCACCCGCCTCAGCTGAGCGGCCAGTTGCGCAGGGCGGCGTCGGCCATCGCCTGGAGTTCGTCGCGGCCGATCCCGCTCGCGGCCTGGACCGCGATACCGAACGCCAGGGTCGTGACGTAGCGGGCCAGTAGCCCAGCATCGGTCTCCGGAGGCAGTTCGCCTTCGTCGACTGCGCGCTGGAACCGTTCCCGGACGGCGGTGCAGCCGTTGTTGCGCCAGGCGGCGAGCAGGTCACGGGCTGGCTGCCCGGGGTCGCCGGTGGCCAGGGCACCCTGTACGCCCAGGCAGCCGTGGGGGTGGGCGGGGCGCGTGGTGGTGCGAACGGTGCCGGCCAGGATCGCGGTGGCGACGCCGAGCGCGGTTGGCTCCGCCAATGCCCGGGACAGGTAGCCGCCCGGCCCCTCGGTGTAGCGCTCCAGCGCCTTGCGGAACAGCTCCTCCTTGTTGCCGAAGGCCGCGTACAGGCTGGTGGTGGAGATGCCCATCGCCTTGGTCAGGGTGGCCAGGTTGGCCCCCTCGTAGCCGTGCTCCCAGAAGACCAGCACCGCGCGATCGAGTGCCGCGTCGGCGTCGAATCCCCGCGGCCGGCCGATCGGGCCGGTCTGTCGCTCCCCCACCCTCCCAGCCTACCGCTTTTGCAGCGATCGCTGCAGAAGTGCTAGCCTCCTGGTTCTGTAGCGATCGCTGCAGAAGTAGAAGGGGTTTCTCACGTGGGACTACTTGAAGGCAAGACCGCTCTGGTCACCGGCGGCAGCACCGGCATCGGCCTGGCCAGCGCCGTACGCTTTGCTGCTGAGGGCGCACACGTGTTCATCACCGGCCGGCGGAAGACCGAACTCGACGCGGCCGTCGAAGCGATCGGCCCGGCGATGAGCACCGCAGTGATCGGCGACATCGCGAACCTGGCCGACCTCGACCGGCTCTACGAGACGGTCCGTAGCCGGGGACGGGGCCTGGACGTACTGTTCGCCAACGCCTCCATCGCTGAAATCGTGCCGCTCGAGCAGATCACCGAGGAGCACTTCGACACCATCTTCGGCATCAACGTCCGGGGCACCCTGTTCACCGTGCAGAAGGCCCTGCCGTTGCTCAACGACGGCGCCTCGGTGATCTTGAACGGCTCTACCAACGTGGACGTCGGAGTGGAGGCGTTCGGTGTCTACGCGGCGTCCAAGGCGGCGACCCGATCGTTCGCCCGGACGTGGGCCAACGAGCTCAAGGGACGTGGTATCCGAGTCAATACGATCACGCCCGGCCCGACCGACACCCCAGGTCTTTCCGGGCTCGCCGCCGACCCTGAGCAGGCCGCCGGCTTCCGGCAACACCTGGCTGGTCAGGTGCCGCTGGGTCGGCTAGGGCGCCCGGAGGAGATCGCCGCTGCCGTAGCCTTCCTCGCCAGCGCCCAGAGCAGCTTCATCACTGGCTCCAGCCTCTACGTCGACGGCGGCCTCAACCAAGTCTGAGCAGCGCAGGCGCCTACCCGCGAAGTGCGCACGGAACTCCGGGGGGACGTGATCTGTAGGAGGACCACTTCCGCCGGAGTTCCGTGTCTCCACCCTGGCGACCCGGCTGAACGGGCGATTCCCATACTTTTCGGGCGGTCACCTCCGTGCATGTGTCATTGCCCGGAATGGCGCGATACTGCCGCGATGCTTGCCGACGCCGGGCCCGGCTCGTCGGCATCGACAGCGTCAACATCGATGACATGTACAGCGGCGGGCAGCGACCGGCCCACTCGATCCTGCTCGACGCGGGTGTGCCGATGCTCGAACACCTCACCGGCCTGACCGACCTCCCCAACACCGGGGCCCGCCTCCATGCGGCACCACCACGGGTACGCGGCTTCGGTACGTTCCCAGTGCGGGCCTACGCCGTCGTGCCGCAGTAATGGCGATGCCTGTCACCGACGCCGTTGGCTGGGTCGGCGCAGCCTGACTTCTGCTCGCCTACGCCCGACTTTCCAGCGGACGGCTCGCTGTGGGGATGCGGTACCACCTGCTCGATCTCGCGGGTGCCGGCGGGCTCGCAGTCAACGGCGCGTTTCACCAGGCATGGCCGTCGACCGCGCTCGACCTCATCTGGCTGGGCATCGGCCTCACCGCATTGCGTGGTGGCCTGCCTCGACGGGAGGCACTGCGCTCACCCGCAGGCCATCCGGATCTGCTCGGTGACGGCATCGACGACACGTGAAGTCTCCACACGTTCTGCACATGGGCACCACAGCACGTGCACCGCGGCGAGCGACGGTGAACGTGTTGGTGACCGACGCGAACGGAGGAGGAGTCATGAACAGGAAGACTCGGCTGGCGACAGCGCTGGTGGCCGGTGGCGTCCTGACCGTCGGAGCGGTGACGGTGACCGCGCCGGCGATTGCCGGCGCTGGACCGTTCGGCAGGCCGACAGCGAGCACATCGTGGTTCGGGACGGGCCAGGGAACGGCCGGCAACGGCATGGGGACCGCCGCCGGCAACGGCATGGGGTCGGCCCTGCGTGACGGCAGCTGCCTGTCGCCGTCGGCGAGCGTGCCGTCAGGCACGTTGAGTGAGCAGCAGAAGACCACCCTCGCCAGCATGGCGCAGGAGGAGAAGCTCGCCGGTGACCTGTACCGGGCGTTCGCCGACACGTACCCGGCGGTGGTCTTCGACCGCATCGCCGCCGCCGAGGACCAGCACCTCGAAGCGGTGCGTACCCTGCTGGCCCGCTACGGGATCGGTGACCCCACCGCGGACCGGCCGGCCGGCCAGTTCTCCGACCCGGCCGTGCAGGCGACCTACGACCGGCTGCTTGCCGAAGGCTCGGCCAGTCAGAGCGCGGCGTTCGGCGTCGGGCAGCAGGTCGAGCAGGCCGACATCGCCAGCCTGCAGCAGGCCCTCACCGGGCTCGACGCGGCTGACGTGGCCCAGGTGTACCGGCACCTGCTGGCCGCTTCGCAGCACCATTTGACCGCGTTCACCACCTGGGCGACCCGGTAGCTGCGCACGGGACCGGTCGGTGGGCCCGCGCCCGTACGGTGCGGGCCCACCGACCGTGGCTGCGGCCGGACCGGCGTCAGCCCAGGTGCCGTACGGCGTCAGCCCAGGTGCCGTACGGCGTCAGCCCAGGTGCCGTACGGCGTCAGCCGAGGTGCCGTACGGCGGGTGCCGACGGGCCGGCCGGCTCTGCCGCCCACCCGCCCGCCCACGATGGGATGAGACCATGGCCGGCACGGTGCTTGTCGTCGAGGACGATCGGGAGATCCGCGAGCTGTTGCGTCGCTACCTGGAGCGGGCCGGCTTGACGGTCCACACCACCCACTCCGGAGCCGAAGCCGTCCGCCTGCTCGACGAGGGCGGCATCGACCTCGTCGTACTCGATCTGGGACTGCCCGACATCGACGGCCTCGACGTGCTCGCGGCGGCCCGTGGCACCGGCGGTGTGCCGACCATCGTCCTGACCGCCCGCAACGCAGTGGAGGACCGGATCCGGGGGCTGCGGCACGGTGCCGACGACTACGTCACCAAGCCGTTCAGCCCCACGGAACTCGTCCTCCGGGTGCAGGCCGTCCTGCACCGCCTACGCGGTGGTGCCACCGAGCCGGGCCCGGCCTCCTACGGGCACGGCCGGCTCCGTATCGACGAGGCCCGGCACGAGGCATGGCTGGCCGGCCGGCTGCTGGAGCTGACCCCGACCGAATGGGGACTGTTGACCACCATGGCCGCCGCGCCCGGCCGGGTCTTCTCCCGTTACGAGCTGGTCAACCGGGTCCGGGGCTACGAGTTCGCTGGATACGAACGGACCATCGACTCGCATGTGAAGAATTTGCGCCGCAAGCTCGCCACCGACCCTGGCGAGGTCATCGCGACCGTGCTGGGCGTCGGATACCGGCTGGTCCTCGGCCGTGACCGGTGATCCGACCGCTGTCTTCGGCCCGCTCGGCCGGCGGTTGCTCGCCGCCTTCGCCACGGTGGCCCTCTCCTCGGTCCTCATCCTGACCATCGCGGCGCTCATCGGCACCGACCGTGGGCTGGCCACCGCCGAACGCGCCAACCGTGCGGCGGTCGCCGCGCGTACGGCGGACGCGGCCGCCGACGGCTACTCCGCCACCGGCGGCTGGGCCGGTGCCGATCTGACCGCCGCACAGGCCGTCGCCGAGGCGGCCGGTGCCCAGCTGGTGGTCCGGGACGCCACCGGCGCGATGGTGTGGCCCGGCCGGGCTCCCGTCGGCGCCGGCCCCGGGCGGGGTGCCCACGACACCACCAGCTTCGGGGCGACCGCCACCGTCCGGGTCGCCGGGCAGAACGTGGGGACCGTCGAGCTTCGCTTCGGCCATACATCTGTCGCTGGCGGACGCGCGGTCGCCTGGCAGTGGGTCGCCGTCGCTGCCGCTGCCGCGCTGCTGCTCGCCCTGGCCGTGAGCTGGTACGTCGCCCGCCGGCTCAGCGTGCCACTGGTCGCGGTCACCCGGGCCGCCCGTGCCTTCGCACGCGGCGACCGGGCCGTACGCGCCCGGCTGCGTGCACCCGGCGAGTTCGGCGAGCTCGCCAGCGCCGTCGACGCGATGGCCGATCAGGTGACGCAGGCGGAGCAGCTGCGCCGGCAACTGTCCGCCGACGTCGCCCATGAACTCCGTACCCCGTTGGCCTGCCTGCAGGCCGGCCTGGAGGAGCTCCGCGACGGCCTGGCCGAGCCGGACCCGGTCCGGTTGGCCAGCCTGCACGACCAGAGCCTGCGGCTGGGACGGGTGGTGGAAGATCTCGCCGAGCTGTCAGCGGCCGAGTCCGCGGCGCTGTCGTTGCGCCGCACCGAGGTCGATCTCGCCGACGTCGTCACCGCTGCGCTCACCGGCCAGGAGTCCCGGCTGCGCAGCGCCGGCCTGCACATCCACCGTGACATCGGCTCCCGGGTCGTGGTGGACGCCGATCCCGACCGGCTGCACCAGGCCGTGACCAATCTGCTGACCAACGCCGCCCGGTACTGCCGACCCGGCGACCACGTACACATCGGAGTGGACACCGTCGGCCAGCAGGCGCGGATCCGCGTCACCGACACCGGACCTGGCATCGATCCCGCTGACCTGCCGTACGTGTTCGACCGCTTCCGACGCGGCCGCAACAGCCGGTCTGCGGTCGGCGCCGGAATCGGCCTCGCGGTGGTCCGCGAACTCGTTGCGGCTCATGGCGGTACCGCTGACGTGGCGTCGCGATCCGGCCACGGCAGCACCTTCACCATCCGGCTTCCGCTGCGTAGCGCCGGCTCCAGCGGTTGACTGGTCCGCTCAGAGCACCGTCGCGCCAACCAGCTGCCCGATGGCGAAGGTGACGGCCATGGCCAGGGCACCGCCGGCCACGAGTCGGACGACCGCCCGACCCAGGCGGGCCGAGCCCAGCCGCGCGCTCACCGCACCCGTCGCCGCGAGCGTGAGCAGCACGACGACGAACGTCACGGGAACCCTCGCGTCGGGCGGCGGCAGCAGGATCGCGACGAGCGGCAGCAGCGACCCGAGGGTGAAGGCGATCGCCGAGGCGGCAGCCGCGTGCCAGGGGTTGGTCAACGACTCCGGGTCGATCCGCAACTCGACGTCGGCGTGCGCGGCGAAGGCGTCCTTCGCGGTCAGTTCCTCCGCCACCAGCCGTGCGGTCCCGGCGGTCAGGCCCTTCGCGACGTACAGCGTGGTCAGCTCGTCCAGCTCCTGCTCGGGGAAGCGTTCGAGCTCCATGCGCTCCTTCGCCAGCAGCGCCCGTTCGGAGTCACGTTGGCTGCTGACCGACACGTACTCGCCCAGGGCCATGGAGACGGCGCCCGCCGCCACCCCCGCGACCCCGGCGGTCAGGACCGGTCCGGTGGCGACCGTCGCGCCGGCCACGCCGACGACGAGACCCGCCGTCGACACGATGCCGTCGTTGGCACCCAGCACCCCGGCTCGCAACCAGTTCAACCGGGTGGAGATCCCGCCGGCGTGCGGCTCGTCCAGGTGGGTCACACCGGATCGACCGGCTCCCGTACCTTCGGCATTCATTCAGATCACCTGCCACCGCAACGGTACGGCGGGCGTCCCGCCACGGCAACGAAGCCAAGCCTGTGCTACCGCAGTGGTCCGACGGTGCAGTTGGTGTCTGCCGGTACAGCCGTGACCGGGCCGGCTAGCCGGCCCGGCGGATGTGGTGGTGCCGGGTTAGCTCGCGCAAGCATCGGGTACGCGCGCCGACATGCGGCGAATCTGGAGCGGGTTGCTGGCCGGTGCCGCCGGCACCAGCGCCCTCAACATGGTCACCTACCTCGACATGGCCGGGCGGGCCCGGCCGGCGAGCAGTACGCCGGAGCGCAGCGTCGGCCGGCTCGCCGAAACGTTGCACGTCGACCTCGGTGACGAGCAGACCGCCAGCAACCGGCGGGCCGGGCTGGGGCCGCTGCTCGGCTACGCGACCGGGCTCGGGGCCGCCGCGTTGTACGCGGTGGCCGGCCCCCGCCGGGCCCCGGTCTGGGCGGCCACCGGGCTGCTCGCGGCGTTGGCGATGGCTGGCTCGGACGCGCCGATGACCCTGCTCAAGGTGTCGGACCCGCGGCAGTGGAGCGCTGCCGACTGGGCGTCGGACATCGTGCCGCACCTGGCGTACGGCCTGGTCGCCGCCGCCGCACTGCACCGGCTGCAGCACCGCGACTGACTGCGCGACTGACGACGGACGCCGCGCCGGCGCACGGCGTACCGCCGGATTTTCAGAGCCAGTCGTGTTCGCGGGCGTAGCGGGCGGCGTCGTGCCGGGTCCGGGTCTGGGTCTTCTGCATCGCGTTGGACAGATAGTTTCGGACGGTGCCCTCGGCGAGGTGGAGCCGGACGGCGATGTCGGCCACCGAGTAGCCGTCGCCGGTCGCCCGCAGCACGTCGACCTCCCGATCGGTGAGTGGGCAGTCGTCGATGACGGCGAGCGCCGAGACGTCCGGGTCGACCCACCGCTTGCCCGCGTGCAACGTGGCGATGACCGAGGCGATGTGCGCTGGCTCCGCCGACTTGCTGACGAAGCCCTGGACGCCGAGCCGGAGCGCCTTCCGGAGCACACCTGGTCGGGCGTGCCGGGTCAGCATCAGGATGACCTGTTCGGGCCGGGTCTGCCGGATCTGGGCGACGGCGCCGAGCCCGTCCACGCCGGGCATCTCCAGGTCGATGACGAGGACGTCGGGCCGGTGCTGGAGGGTCGCGGCGACGGCCGACGCGCCGTCGGCGGCCTCGGCGAGCACGGTGATGTCGCCTTCGAGCGGCAGCAGCGCGGCCATCGCCTTGCGCAGCAGCGCCTCGTCGTCGGCGAGCACCACGGTGGTCGCTGGGGCGTCGGCCTGCGTCATCAGAGTCCTTCCGTGGATACTCCGGCCTGCAGGCCGGAGAGGAAACGGAACCCCTGCGGAGCAGGGCAGGGATAGCCGATCCGCCGCCAGGGCGGATCGGCGTCCGTCCACACGCCACCGCAAGGCTCACCGGTCGGATTGTTGGACTGTGGACTGTGTCCAGGACCGTGAAGCGGGCGTTCAGGTACCGCTTCCACCCGACCCCCGGGCAGGCGTGGACCCTGGGTCGGGAGCGGGTCACCTACCACGCCACGTCGGCGATGCTGACCGGGTGGAAGAAGACCGACGAGTTCGCGTTCCTCAACGACGTCTCCTGCGTCCCTCTGCAGCAGGCGCTGCGGCATCTGCAGGTCGCGTTCACCAACTTCTGGGCGAAACGGGCCCGGTATCCGTCGTTCAAGTCGAGGAAGCGGTCGCGGCGGTCGGCGGAGTACACCGCGAGCGCGTTCTGCTGGCGCGACGGCCGGCTGACCTTGGCGAAGATGTCTGATCCGTTGGACATCGTGTGGTCGCGGCCGTTGCCTGCTGGTGTGGCGCCGTCGACGGTGACGGTGTCGCAGGACGCGGCGGGCCGTTGGTTCGTGTCCCTGCTCTGCGACGACCGGATCGAGCAGGCCCCGGCCACCACTGCTGTGGTGGGGGTCGACGCCGGACTCGACAGCCTGTTCACCCTGTCGACCGGGGAGAAGGTCCCCAACCCGGGGCACGAACGCCGCGACCGGGCCGCCCTGGTCCGTGCCCAGGGGAACCTCGCCCGTAAGGCCCGAGGTTCGGCGAACCGGGCCAAGGCCCGACTGGCGGTGGCCCGGGTTCATGCCCGGATCGCCGACCGCCGCCGCGACCACCTGCACAAACTCACCACTCGGCTCGTTCGTGAAACCCAAACGATCGTGATCGAGGACCTGACCGTCCGCAACATGATGGCCAATCACAGTCTGGCCCGCGCCATCTCGGATGCGGGCTGGCGGCAGTTCCGCACCATGTTGGGGTACAAGGCGGACTGGTTCGGCCGGGACCTGGTGGTCGTGGACCGCTGGTTCCCGTCGACCCGGCTGTGCTCCGCCTGTGGTGCGCTGGCTGACCGGATGCCGTTGACGGTCCGGTCGTGGACCTGCCGGTGCGGGCGGACCCACGACCGGGACGTCAACGCGGCCCGCAACATCCTCGCGGAGGGGCTCTCCGTGATTGCCTGTGGAGGCGGTGTAAGACCTCACCGGGAGTCCTCCTCTCGGACGGGGCGGTCGTCGGTGAAACAGGAACCCCCTGGGGCGACCCAGGGAATCCCCGTCGGTTAGGGCGGGGAGGAAGTCAACGGTCCTCCACGGGTGCTCCGGCCGGCGCACCGGGGCCGGGGCGCGGAAAGGTGGCGGCAGTCGGGAAGGTCGCGGCGGTCAGGAAACGTCCGTCGGTCTGCTCCACGGTGAGCTCACCGGCGCTGCCGGCCACCCGTTCGCGCAGCGTGGCCAGGCCGTGCAGCTCGGGTAGCGGGCTGGACGGTGCGCCGTCGTTGACGACGGTGATGCCCGATCCGGTCAGGGTGATCTTCACCTGGGTGGCCTGCGCGTGTCGCAGGATGTTTGTCGTCGTCTCGCGCAGGACCTGGCCGAGCAGTTCGTCCGCGTGGGTGTCGACCTCGGCCTCGCGGTCGACGTGGACCCGGATGCCGGCGGCTTCGAAGAGGTTCTTGGCGTTCTCCAACTCGGCGGAGAGGTTGAGTCGCCGCTGCGCGTAGGCGAGTTCCTTGGTCTGTCTGATGGTGTCGCTGACCAGCGCGTAGATCTCCCGCAACTCGTTGTCGGCCCGGTCGGGGTCGCTGCGGACCAGTTTGCGGGCCAGCGCGATCTTCAGCTTCACCACGTGCAACGTGTGGCCCTGGATGTCGTGCAGGTCGCTGGCGAACCGGACCCGTTCCCGGATGACGGCCAACTCCGCCTCCCGTCTGCGGGACTCCTGCAACTCCTCGACGACGTCGTAGAACCGCTTGTTCGGAAACATCAGGCCGGTGATCACCGCGACGGCACCGGCGGGCAGGACGACGTACTGCAGGAGCACGTCGGAGACGCCCTCGGACGACACCAGCAGCCGCGTCGCGCCGACCGCCGCGACGTAGCCGACGAGACCGACGGCCGCCGCGGCCCGGTACCGCTTCAGATTGGGGACGACGAGGGAGCCGGCGAGGGCCAGGCCGTAGGACGCGCGCGGGCTGTCGATCATCAGTACGCCGAGCGGCCAGACGGCGGCGGTGACGATCAGACAGTACGGGGCGAACCGGGGCAGGTCGCGCGCCGTCCATCGCTCGAAGGCGACCAGCGCCGCGACCACGCCCGAGGCCAGGATGACCGCGTCCCACCAGGTGCGGGAGTCCGCCACCACCACGGCAGCCCCGCCGACGGTGAGCGGCGGGACCAACATGACGAGGTTGAGCTTGCGCAGCCGTCGTCGCGTGGGCTCGGTGTGCTCGGGCATCTCCTGAGTATTCGTCCGGATCCGGGCAGGCCACCAGTGACACTACGTCACGGGTTCACCAGCGGGAATGTCATCGTGAAGTGGTGACACGGCCGCACTGACCGGTGGGCGCGGTGAGGGCTGGAATTGACGGCATGTCCACCACACCAGTCATCGACGTCGAACGCCTCAACGTCTCCTACGGCGGTTTCCACGCCGTCAAGGACCTTTCCTTCCAGGTACGCCGAGGTGAGCTCTATGCCCTGCTCGGCACGAACGGGGCCGGCAAGACCTCGGCGCTGGAGACCATCGAGGGCCACCGTACGGCGACCTCGGGTGTCGTACGGGTCTTCGGGCGCAACCCCGGCGACCGCGCGGCCGTGCGACCCCGGACCGGCATCATGCTCCAGGAGAGCGGATTCTCCCCGGACCTCACCGTGCGGGAATCGGTCCGGCTGATCGGCAAGCTCAGCCAGCGGGTCGACCACGTCGACCGGGTGCTCGACCTGGTCGGCCTCACCGGCAAGGCCGGCACCCTGGTCGCCCAGCTCTCCGGCGGGGAGAAGCGGCGGTTGGATTTCGCCACCGCCGTGTACGGGGCACCAGAGTTGATCTTCTTGGACGAGCCGACCACCGGCCTGGACATCCAGTCCCGTGACGGCCTGTGGGAGGTCGTCGACAACCTGCGTGCGGACGGCTCGACGGTCGTGCTCACCACCCACTACCTGGAGGAGGCGCAGCAGCGCGCCGACCGGATCGGGCTGATGCACCAGGGGACCCTGCGCCGGGAGGGGACCGTCGCCGAGCTGACCCGGTCCCTGCCGGCCGTGATCAGCTTCTCCCTGCCGGCGTCCGTATCGAGTCCGGCGCTGCCGCTGCCGGCCGAGCCGGGCGACGGCGGCGCGGTACGCATCGAGACCCTCGACCTTCAGCGGGACCTGCACACCCTGCTGCGCTGGGCGCAGGACCACGACGTGGAGCTGCGTGGCCTCGAAGCCGGGCCGACCCGGCTCGACGACGTGTTCCGCGCCATCGGCACCGACTGACCCCCGCGTCTACTGACCCCGTACCGACCTTCTCCCGAACGGACCGTGTCGCCATGCTCTCCATCGCCGGCAGCGAACTCATCCAGATCTTCCGGAACCGGCTCGTGCTGGTCACGAGCTTCATCATGCCCGTCGTCGTCAGCGCCTTCTTCATCTACCAGCACGAATCGTTCGCGACCCTCGGCAGCCTCGGCTACATCGCCGGGGTGGTGGTGTTCACCGTGGGCGCGTTCGGGCTGTACGCCACCACGGTCACCACGCTGGCCTCCCGTCGGCAGAACCTCTTCCTCAAGCGGCTGCGCTCCACCACCGCCACCGACGCCAC from Solwaraspora sp. WMMD791 includes:
- a CDS encoding transposase, translated to MSRTVKRAFRYRFHPTPGQAWTLGRERVTYHATSAMLTGWKKTDEFAFLNDVSCVPLQQALRHLQVAFTNFWAKRARYPSFKSRKRSRRSAEYTASAFCWRDGRLTLAKMSDPLDIVWSRPLPAGVAPSTVTVSQDAAGRWFVSLLCDDRIEQAPATTAVVGVDAGLDSLFTLSTGEKVPNPGHERRDRAALVRAQGNLARKARGSANRAKARLAVARVHARIADRRRDHLHKLTTRLVRETQTIVIEDLTVRNMMANHSLARAISDAGWRQFRTMLGYKADWFGRDLVVVDRWFPSTRLCSACGALADRMPLTVRSWTCRCGRTHDRDVNAARNILAEGLSVIACGGGVRPHRESSSRTGRSSVKQEPPGATQGIPVG
- a CDS encoding VIT family protein; its protein translation is MNAEGTGAGRSGVTHLDEPHAGGISTRLNWLRAGVLGANDGIVSTAGLVVGVAGATVATGPVLTAGVAGVAAGAVSMALGEYVSVSSQRDSERALLAKERMELERFPEQELDELTTLYVAKGLTAGTARLVAEELTAKDAFAAHADVELRIDPESLTNPWHAAAASAIAFTLGSLLPLVAILLPPPDARVPVTFVVVLLTLAATGAVSARLGSARLGRAVVRLVAGGALAMAVTFAIGQLVGATVL
- a CDS encoding response regulator transcription factor, encoding MTQADAPATTVVLADDEALLRKAMAALLPLEGDITVLAEAADGASAVAATLQHRPDVLVIDLEMPGVDGLGAVAQIRQTRPEQVILMLTRHARPGVLRKALRLGVQGFVSKSAEPAHIASVIATLHAGKRWVDPDVSALAVIDDCPLTDREVDVLRATGDGYSVADIAVRLHLAEGTVRNYLSNAMQKTQTRTRHDAARYAREHDWL
- a CDS encoding DUF2202 domain-containing protein; protein product: MNRKTRLATALVAGGVLTVGAVTVTAPAIAGAGPFGRPTASTSWFGTGQGTAGNGMGTAAGNGMGSALRDGSCLSPSASVPSGTLSEQQKTTLASMAQEEKLAGDLYRAFADTYPAVVFDRIAAAEDQHLEAVRTLLARYGIGDPTADRPAGQFSDPAVQATYDRLLAEGSASQSAAFGVGQQVEQADIASLQQALTGLDAADVAQVYRHLLAASQHHLTAFTTWATR
- a CDS encoding helix-turn-helix domain-containing protein, giving the protein MSKQWLSVEQVAERLDLHVRTVRGYIRDGRLPAVRIGKQYRIAAADLDAFTGRSPNVTAPDRPVVEVSAVVDLDGVDAGDADRLGTLLVAGAESGSGASAEPPLRLQTGYDPARARLKIVVFGGPADVAAILSTIDLMTRPGSGMFHSSTAEGAGEDG
- a CDS encoding DUF4180 domain-containing protein, whose amino-acid sequence is MADEIVEVAGVPVLVCAADGPPIASEQDALDVIGAAFAGAEIVAVPVGRLDERFFALRSGVAGGIMQKFVNYRLRLVVVGDITEHTAGSTALRDLVVESNRGRQVWFVDDLDALATRLS
- a CDS encoding HAMP domain-containing sensor histidine kinase, with protein sequence MTGDPTAVFGPLGRRLLAAFATVALSSVLILTIAALIGTDRGLATAERANRAAVAARTADAAADGYSATGGWAGADLTAAQAVAEAAGAQLVVRDATGAMVWPGRAPVGAGPGRGAHDTTSFGATATVRVAGQNVGTVELRFGHTSVAGGRAVAWQWVAVAAAAALLLALAVSWYVARRLSVPLVAVTRAARAFARGDRAVRARLRAPGEFGELASAVDAMADQVTQAEQLRRQLSADVAHELRTPLACLQAGLEELRDGLAEPDPVRLASLHDQSLRLGRVVEDLAELSAAESAALSLRRTEVDLADVVTAALTGQESRLRSAGLHIHRDIGSRVVVDADPDRLHQAVTNLLTNAARYCRPGDHVHIGVDTVGQQARIRVTDTGPGIDPADLPYVFDRFRRGRNSRSAVGAGIGLAVVRELVAAHGGTADVASRSGHGSTFTIRLPLRSAGSSG
- a CDS encoding SDR family oxidoreductase, translating into MGLLEGKTALVTGGSTGIGLASAVRFAAEGAHVFITGRRKTELDAAVEAIGPAMSTAVIGDIANLADLDRLYETVRSRGRGLDVLFANASIAEIVPLEQITEEHFDTIFGINVRGTLFTVQKALPLLNDGASVILNGSTNVDVGVEAFGVYAASKAATRSFARTWANELKGRGIRVNTITPGPTDTPGLSGLAADPEQAAGFRQHLAGQVPLGRLGRPEEIAAAVAFLASAQSSFITGSSLYVDGGLNQV
- a CDS encoding response regulator transcription factor; protein product: MAGTVLVVEDDREIRELLRRYLERAGLTVHTTHSGAEAVRLLDEGGIDLVVLDLGLPDIDGLDVLAAARGTGGVPTIVLTARNAVEDRIRGLRHGADDYVTKPFSPTELVLRVQAVLHRLRGGATEPGPASYGHGRLRIDEARHEAWLAGRLLELTPTEWGLLTTMAAAPGRVFSRYELVNRVRGYEFAGYERTIDSHVKNLRRKLATDPGEVIATVLGVGYRLVLGRDR
- a CDS encoding TetR/AcrR family transcriptional regulator; protein product: MGERQTGPIGRPRGFDADAALDRAVLVFWEHGYEGANLATLTKAMGISTTSLYAAFGNKEELFRKALERYTEGPGGYLSRALAEPTALGVATAILAGTVRTTTRPAHPHGCLGVQGALATGDPGQPARDLLAAWRNNGCTAVRERFQRAVDEGELPPETDAGLLARYVTTLAFGIAVQAASGIGRDELQAMADAALRNWPLS